One stretch of Bactrocera tryoni isolate S06 unplaced genomic scaffold, CSIRO_BtryS06_freeze2 scaffold_7, whole genome shotgun sequence DNA includes these proteins:
- the LOC120781446 gene encoding uncharacterized protein LOC120781446: MELAEQIDDSTFCTMNDKAPTRVMGTCNSSPDNIIASGGLINSLTWRPILTLASDHLPIIISIEKPPDFVSVDNRTFSNFNKANWVGFTESTESTFNALPIHPNVCGGERRFRKVIAAATARFIPAGRIAEIRPNFPAEAAADPGDPQIRDLN; encoded by the exons atggagctggcggaacagattgacgattcgacattctgcacaatgaatgacaaagcccccaccagagttatgggcacctgtaatagctcgcccgATAATATCATTGctagcggtggtctgataaatagcttaacctggcgacctatactaactctcgcatcagaccatctgcccataatcatctcgatcgagaaacctcccgatttcgtttctgtggacaaccgtacCTTCAGTAACTTTAATAAAGCTaactgggtcggcttcacagaaagTACTGAGAGCACCTTTAACGCTCTACCCATTCATCCGAACGTATGCGGTGGCGAACGTcgattccgcaaggtgatcgcagcagctaccgcccgcttcatcccggctggaagaatagcggaaatccgccccaatttcccGGCCGAAGCAGC tgccgatcccggggatccccaaataagggatctcaattag